One genomic segment of Centropristis striata isolate RG_2023a ecotype Rhode Island chromosome 13, C.striata_1.0, whole genome shotgun sequence includes these proteins:
- the LOC131984044 gene encoding ornithine decarboxylase-like → MTVKDFIDYKTKELSSVGNEGPFLVANLDNIFKRHLRWLTNLPRVKPFYAVKCNNEAAVLRMLSALGTGFDCASKGEIQTALSHGVTPDKIIYAHTTKPLSHIKYARAHGVNRMTFDSEEELLKISLCHTKAKLVLRIAVDDSDSLLQLSAKFGAKLASVGKLLERAAELGLEVIGVSFHVGSGCTESGAFKQAIADARSVFDMGKLLGFQMTLLDIGGGFSGREDFQIKFEEFSEVINGALEEYFPPDSKVQIIAEPGRYYVDSAFTLASRIIAKRAILDDVDEHNGTDFEKSSPDRVMMYYLNDGVYGSLSCLINDAAHSEVEPYLNRTVESSEQRYRSVIWGPTCDSIDKVIDNFWIPELQVGDWLFVDNMGAYSVCLATDFNGFERAQVYPVVTAETWHALNNFDINNIH, encoded by the exons ATGACTGTGAAGGATTTCATAGACTACAAAACAAAAGAGCTTAGTTCAGTG GGCAATGAAGGACCATTCCTTGTGGCAAATCtagataatatttttaaaagacacctGAGATGGCTCACAAACTTACCTCGAGTCAAGCCTTTCTATGCGGTGAAGTGCAACAACGAAGCAGCAGTTTTGAGGATGTTGAGTGCTCTGGGCACAGGTTTCGACTGTGCTAGCAAG GGTGAGATCCAGACAGCCCTGTCCCACGGAGTGACACCTGATAAGATCATTTACGCACATACAACCAAACCACTGTCACACATCAAATATGCCCGTGCTCATGGAGTAAATCGGATGACTTTTGATAGCGAGGAAGAACTCCTAAAAATTTCTCTCTGTCACACCAAAGCCAA ACTTGTACTCCGCATCGCAGTGGATGACTCTGACTCACTGCTACAACTCAGTGCAAAGTTTGGAGCCAAACTGGCGTCAGTCGGTAAGCTGCTGGAACGTGCTGCAGAGCTGGGCTTGGAGGTCATTGGGGTCAGCTTTCATGTAGGCAGCGGGTGCACTGAGAGTGGGGCGTTCAAGCAGGCCATCGCAGATGCCAGAAGCGTCTTTGACATGGGG AAGCTGCTAGGCTTCCAGATGACTCTCTTGGATATTGGTGGAGGGTTCTCTGGGAGAGAGGACTTTCAAATCAAATTTGAAGAG TTTTCAGAAGTCATTAATGGAGCACTGGAGGAATACTTCCCTCCTGACAGCAAGGTGCAGATTATTGCAGAACCCGGCCGATACTATGTGGATTCAGCCTTCACACTGGCATCGCGCATCATTGCCAAAAGAGCGATCTTAGATGATGTGGACGAACACAACGGTA cagactTTGAGAAAAGCAGCCCTGATAGAGTGATGATGTACTACCTTAATGACGGAGTGTATGGCTCCCTGAGCTGCCTGATCAATGATGCTGCCCACTCCGAGGTTGAGCCATACCTCAACAGA ACTGTTGAGAGCAGTGAGCAGAGATACCGGTCTGTGATCTGGGGTCCAACCTGTGACAGCATCGACAAAGTGATCGACAACTTCTGGATTCCTGAGCTGCAAGTGGGGGACTGGCTCTTCGTTGACAACATGGGTGCTTACTCTGTTTGTTTAGCCACCGACTTCAATGGCTTTGAAAGGGCACAAGTCTACCCTGTTGTAACAGCTGAAACATGGCACGCCTTGAACAATTTTGACATCAATAACATCCATTGA